The Salana multivorans genome window below encodes:
- a CDS encoding GNAT family N-acetyltransferase, producing MTPAPEAPVPGAPEPGGARTRPDGAEALDGLAGLTWRPLRAEDLAELSDLVARCERFDDPPYRTSTDELAGDVFEASDADLADGTIAGFDEAGRALAYGRVRRAGDGRSAVIGGGVDPSLRRRGIGSVILGWQLARARALVGELVTVTTYVEDGMGDQVAMLEEEGFTAQRRFTELRRDLSQPLPDVALRTPLTLEPWRSELDEQVRLAHNESFGDAAGAGAGGASVESWREGIANVVPEWSFLVMDRSTDRTPIAGYLLSGRYEQDWPALGYTSGYTDLLGVRREYRGRRVATALLVAAMRAYRDAGMEYACLGVDSALDDAESTLYGQLGFEATRGSTLWARTLA from the coding sequence ATGACTCCCGCCCCCGAGGCGCCGGTTCCCGGCGCGCCCGAGCCAGGGGGCGCGAGGACCCGGCCGGACGGTGCCGAGGCCCTCGATGGGCTGGCCGGGCTCACCTGGCGACCGCTGCGGGCGGAGGACCTCGCGGAGCTGTCGGACCTCGTCGCGCGCTGCGAGCGGTTCGATGACCCGCCCTACCGCACGAGCACCGACGAGCTGGCCGGCGACGTCTTCGAGGCGTCCGACGCCGACCTCGCCGACGGCACGATCGCCGGGTTCGACGAGGCGGGCCGCGCGCTCGCCTACGGCCGGGTGCGCCGCGCCGGCGACGGGCGCAGCGCCGTCATCGGCGGCGGGGTCGACCCCTCGCTGCGCCGCCGCGGGATCGGCAGCGTCATCCTCGGCTGGCAGCTCGCCAGGGCGCGCGCTCTCGTCGGCGAGCTGGTCACCGTGACGACCTACGTCGAGGACGGCATGGGCGACCAGGTGGCGATGCTCGAGGAGGAGGGCTTCACGGCGCAGCGCCGGTTCACGGAGCTGCGCCGCGACCTGTCGCAGCCGCTGCCCGACGTCGCCCTGCGCACCCCGCTCACGCTGGAGCCGTGGCGCTCGGAGCTGGACGAGCAGGTCCGGCTCGCGCACAACGAGTCGTTCGGCGACGCGGCCGGGGCCGGCGCGGGCGGTGCGTCCGTCGAGTCCTGGCGCGAGGGCATCGCGAACGTGGTGCCCGAGTGGAGCTTCCTCGTCATGGACCGCTCGACCGACCGGACCCCGATCGCCGGCTACCTGCTGTCGGGTCGCTACGAGCAGGACTGGCCGGCGCTGGGCTACACGAGCGGCTACACCGACCTGCTGGGGGTGCGCCGGGAGTACCGCGGCCGCCGGGTGGCGACGGCCCTGCTGGTCGCCGCCATGCGCGCGTACCGGGACGCCGGGATGGAGTACGCCTGCCTCGGCGTCGACTCCGCGCTCGACGACGCCGAGAGCACGCTCTACGGCCAGCTCGGCTTCGAGGCGACCCGCGGGTCGACCCTCTGGGCTCGCACGCTCGCCTGA
- a CDS encoding DNA gyrase/topoisomerase IV subunit B — protein sequence MTTTTESSYTARHLSVLEGLEAVRKRPGMYIGSTDSRGLMHCLWEIIDNSVDEALAGHGELIEIVLHPDSSVEVIDHARGIPVDTVEKLGLSGVEVVFTKLHAGGKFGGSSYGSSGGLHGVGASVVNALSSRLDVEVDRGGKTYRMTFRRGEPGMFDDAGGSPGPDSPFAPFTDHSELAVVGKVRRGVTGTRIRYWADRQIFPLSATFSYDELITRARQTAFLVPGLEIVVRDERRLPGTPGADGPVQESFKYDGGTKDFVEFLAPADPSVTDVWLLRGEGTFTETVQQLDGKGHLVATEVERTCEVDIALRWGSGYETEVRTFVNIIATPKGGTHLAGFEQALLKVLRKQIEANARRLKLTGKNGKEKVEKDDVMAGLTAVVMVRFPEPQFEGQTKEVLGTAPVRQVVSKVVETELGGLLESSARATKAQAASLLEKVVDEMRARVSARTQKEISRRKSALESSSLPQKLADCRTDDVGSSELFIVEGDSALGTAKDARDSEFQALLPIRGKILNVQKASLADMLGNAECAAIIQVIGAGSGRSFDLEAARYGRIVLMTDADVDGAHIRTLLLTLFFRYMRPLIEAGRVYAAVPPLHRVEVVGSGGKPGETIYTYSEKELTQQLARLARSGKRYKEPIQRYKGLGEMDADQLAETTMDPEHRTLRRVRMSDAAAAETVFELLMGNEVAPRKDFIIAGADDLDPTRIDA from the coding sequence GTGACCACGACCACCGAGTCTTCGTACACCGCACGGCACCTGTCCGTCCTCGAGGGTCTCGAGGCCGTGCGCAAGCGGCCCGGGATGTACATCGGGTCGACGGACTCGCGCGGTCTCATGCACTGCCTGTGGGAGATCATCGACAACTCGGTCGACGAGGCCCTCGCCGGGCACGGCGAGCTCATCGAGATCGTGCTCCACCCGGACTCCTCCGTCGAGGTGATCGACCACGCGCGCGGCATCCCGGTCGACACGGTCGAGAAACTGGGGCTGTCCGGCGTCGAGGTCGTCTTCACCAAGCTCCACGCCGGCGGGAAGTTCGGCGGCAGCTCCTACGGCTCCTCGGGCGGCCTGCACGGAGTCGGCGCGTCCGTCGTCAACGCGCTGTCCTCGCGGCTGGACGTCGAGGTCGACCGCGGCGGCAAGACCTACCGGATGACGTTCCGGCGCGGCGAGCCCGGGATGTTCGACGACGCCGGCGGCAGCCCCGGGCCGGACTCGCCCTTCGCCCCGTTCACCGACCACAGCGAGCTCGCCGTCGTCGGCAAGGTCCGGCGCGGCGTCACCGGCACGCGGATCCGGTACTGGGCCGACCGCCAGATCTTCCCTCTCTCGGCCACGTTCTCCTACGACGAGCTCATCACCCGCGCGCGCCAGACGGCCTTCCTCGTTCCCGGTCTCGAGATCGTCGTCCGCGACGAGCGGCGGCTGCCCGGGACGCCCGGTGCCGATGGACCGGTCCAGGAGAGCTTCAAGTACGACGGCGGGACGAAGGACTTCGTCGAGTTCCTCGCGCCGGCTGACCCCTCGGTCACCGACGTGTGGCTGCTGCGCGGCGAGGGCACGTTCACCGAGACCGTCCAGCAGCTCGACGGCAAGGGCCACCTCGTGGCGACCGAGGTCGAGCGCACGTGCGAGGTCGACATCGCGCTGCGCTGGGGGAGCGGGTACGAGACGGAGGTGCGCACCTTCGTCAACATCATCGCGACGCCGAAGGGCGGCACGCACCTGGCCGGCTTCGAGCAGGCGCTGCTCAAGGTGCTGCGCAAGCAGATCGAGGCGAACGCCCGCCGGCTCAAGCTCACCGGCAAGAACGGCAAGGAGAAGGTCGAGAAGGACGACGTCATGGCCGGCCTCACGGCCGTCGTCATGGTCCGTTTCCCCGAGCCGCAGTTCGAGGGCCAGACCAAGGAGGTGCTCGGGACCGCCCCGGTGCGCCAGGTGGTGTCGAAGGTCGTCGAGACCGAGCTGGGCGGGCTCCTGGAGTCGAGCGCGCGCGCCACCAAGGCGCAGGCCGCCTCGCTGCTGGAGAAGGTGGTCGACGAGATGCGGGCCCGCGTCTCGGCCCGCACCCAGAAGGAGATCTCGCGGCGCAAGAGCGCGCTGGAGTCCTCCTCGCTCCCGCAGAAGCTCGCGGACTGCCGCACGGACGACGTCGGGTCGTCGGAGCTGTTCATCGTCGAGGGGGACTCGGCGCTCGGCACGGCCAAGGACGCGCGGGACAGCGAGTTCCAGGCGCTCCTGCCGATCCGGGGCAAGATCCTCAACGTTCAGAAGGCCTCGCTGGCCGACATGCTCGGGAACGCCGAGTGCGCGGCGATCATCCAGGTCATCGGCGCCGGCTCGGGACGCAGCTTCGACCTCGAGGCCGCGCGGTACGGCCGGATCGTGCTCATGACGGACGCCGACGTCGACGGCGCCCACATCCGCACGCTCCTGCTCACCCTGTTCTTCCGCTACATGCGCCCGCTCATCGAGGCCGGTCGCGTCTACGCCGCGGTGCCGCCGCTGCACCGGGTCGAGGTCGTCGGCTCGGGGGGCAAGCCGGGCGAGACGATCTACACCTACTCCGAGAAGGAGCTGACCCAGCAGCTCGCGCGGCTGGCCCGGAGCGGCAAGCGGTACAAGGAGCCGATCCAGCGGTACAAGGGCCTCGGTGAGATGGACGCCGACCAGCTCGCGGAGACCACGATGGACCCCGAGCACCGGACCCTGCGGCGCGTCCGGATGAGCGACGCGGCGGCGGCCGAGACGGTGTTCGAGCTGCTCATGGGCAACGAGGTGGCGCCGCGCAAGGACTTCATCATCGCCGGTGCCGACGACCTCGACCCCACCCGGATCGACGCCTGA
- a CDS encoding DUF7455 domain-containing protein, which produces MTTATADQLTASDRCDRCGAQAYVRVTLESGQLFFCAHHGRALTPQLESVAVEIHDESDRLLASSSASDSR; this is translated from the coding sequence GTGACAACAGCTACTGCCGACCAGCTCACCGCCTCCGACCGCTGCGACCGCTGCGGGGCCCAGGCCTACGTGCGGGTCACGCTCGAGTCGGGCCAGCTCTTCTTCTGCGCCCACCACGGGCGTGCGCTCACCCCGCAGCTCGAGTCCGTCGCCGTCGAGATCCACGACGAGTCGGACCGCCTTCTCGCGTCCTCCTCCGCGTCCGACTCGCGCTGA
- a CDS encoding LysR family transcriptional regulator substrate-binding protein, with translation MSEDEAGPRLRLGVVPGVNPGRWADTWRGRHRDVPLDLLPLDAARAEDALLAGEVDAAFLRLPLRSPDLVRIPLWTEETVVAMSRESELTLLDSLAPTDLVGETLVVPVDDVLHWADAPGEPFAGLRPLTTADALDLVAHEAGVCVLPKAIARELHRRDVELRPLVADAASGDDGPAVPASQIALAWLPLETGEPAALVEQLIGIVRGRTVNSTRGKTPAPSTSTGSQQQRTPARTARPRLASARGRQPGRRKR, from the coding sequence ATGTCCGAGGACGAGGCCGGCCCGCGACTGCGGCTCGGCGTCGTCCCCGGCGTCAACCCCGGCCGCTGGGCCGACACCTGGCGCGGCCGCCACCGCGACGTCCCGCTCGACCTCCTGCCGCTCGACGCGGCGCGCGCCGAGGACGCGCTGCTCGCCGGCGAGGTGGACGCGGCCTTCCTCCGCCTCCCGCTGCGCTCCCCCGACCTGGTCCGGATCCCGCTGTGGACCGAGGAGACGGTCGTCGCGATGTCCCGGGAGAGCGAGCTCACGCTCCTCGACTCCCTTGCCCCGACGGACCTGGTCGGGGAGACCCTCGTCGTGCCCGTCGACGACGTCCTGCACTGGGCCGACGCGCCCGGCGAGCCCTTCGCGGGGCTGCGCCCGCTGACGACGGCCGACGCCCTCGACCTCGTGGCGCACGAGGCGGGGGTCTGCGTGCTGCCCAAGGCGATCGCGCGCGAGCTGCACAGGCGAGACGTGGAGCTGCGGCCGCTGGTGGCCGACGCGGCGTCCGGCGACGACGGCCCCGCGGTCCCGGCCTCCCAGATCGCGCTGGCGTGGCTCCCGCTCGAGACGGGCGAGCCGGCCGCGCTGGTCGAGCAGCTCATCGGCATCGTTCGGGGGCGCACCGTGAACTCCACCCGCGGGAAGACCCCGGCGCCGTCGACGTCGACCGGATCGCAGCAGCAGCGCACACCGGCCCGCACGGCACGCCCCCGACTCGCCTCGGCGCGCGGCCGCCAGCCCGGCCGCCGCAAGCGCTGA
- a CDS encoding phosphotransferase family protein, which yields MTAPTRFAVEATLAEIRAAGAGSYESVRPLDGGMQGGAWLVTDERGSHAVLKRANDDATAARMIAAEPAVARAVAAGYPTPPWRAAGMTPSGTGYVIMERAPGAPVERLTAPVAERLIRTVELQGNVDPLPGRNWSDHVGSWYSERVGPSLARVRALGPGGARLAAACAAVQALVGQPRLRRADLVHGDLRLANVLFERGHVSGVVDVEALGSGSRAFDYATVLDSPDAEDDALELVVEAGSEVDGADALLSCAVLVFLDLALFVADVPTPVITADARAADLAARLGLVRRLAR from the coding sequence ATGACCGCACCGACGCGGTTCGCCGTGGAGGCGACCCTGGCCGAGATCCGCGCTGCGGGCGCGGGCAGCTACGAGTCCGTGCGGCCGCTCGACGGCGGGATGCAGGGCGGTGCGTGGCTCGTCACGGACGAGCGCGGCAGCCACGCGGTCCTCAAGCGGGCCAACGACGACGCGACGGCCGCGCGGATGATCGCGGCCGAACCCGCCGTGGCCCGTGCGGTCGCGGCCGGCTACCCCACTCCCCCGTGGCGCGCGGCGGGGATGACGCCGTCGGGCACCGGGTACGTGATCATGGAGCGCGCGCCAGGCGCGCCAGTCGAGCGTCTGACCGCCCCGGTCGCAGAGCGCCTGATCCGAACGGTGGAGCTCCAGGGGAACGTGGACCCGCTCCCTGGCCGCAACTGGTCGGACCACGTCGGTTCCTGGTACTCCGAGCGCGTTGGCCCCTCTCTTGCCCGCGTTCGCGCACTGGGTCCGGGCGGGGCACGGCTAGCGGCCGCGTGCGCGGCGGTGCAGGCTCTCGTCGGGCAGCCACGGCTGCGGCGAGCGGACCTCGTTCACGGCGACCTGCGCCTGGCCAACGTGCTGTTCGAGCGCGGGCACGTGTCCGGCGTCGTCGATGTCGAGGCACTGGGAAGCGGGTCGCGTGCGTTCGACTACGCGACGGTGCTGGACAGCCCCGACGCCGAGGACGACGCGCTGGAGCTCGTGGTGGAGGCCGGGAGCGAGGTCGACGGCGCCGATGCGCTCCTGTCCTGCGCCGTGCTCGTGTTCCTCGACCTCGCTCTGTTCGTTGCCGACGTCCCCACCCCGGTGATCACGGCCGACGCCCGCGCGGCCGACCTGGCGGCTCGCCTGGGCCTTGTCCGCCGCCTGGCCCGATAG
- a CDS encoding RNA polymerase sigma factor, with translation MPAERSFVSVSTTTSSAASSAKKTATSKAAPTRSRTTSRTSAATTQPAAETVEETPATPARTTKAAGKTAASTDAAPTRTTRSRSTASKSATSKTAAATTSAADETEASEKAPATRTRKQTAKAPAKTRTKASAAKATDADDAEEPEIDEEAVEIEDVEVENGETETDSTDDSDSREDGEAKPAAAEEDEEAAGFVIGSDDDDAPAQQVVTAGATADPVKDYLKQIGKVALLNAEQEVELAKRIEAGLFAEEKLAEGGPMEFSLRRELEWIAADGRRAKNHLLEANLRLVVSLAKRYTGRGMLFLDLIQEGNLGLIRAVEKFDYTKGYKFSTYATWWIRQAITRAMADQARTIRIPVHMVEVINKLARVQRQMLQDLGREPTPEELAKELDMTPEKVVEVQKYGREPISLHTPLGEDGDSEFGDLIEDSEAIVPADAVSFTLLQEQLHAVLDTLSERESGVVSMRFGLTDGQPKTLDEIGKVYGVTRERIRQIESKTMSKLRHPSRSQVLRDYLD, from the coding sequence ATCCCTGCCGAAAGGTCCTTCGTGTCGGTCAGCACCACCACATCTTCTGCGGCCAGCTCCGCCAAGAAGACGGCCACCTCCAAGGCGGCCCCCACGCGTTCCCGCACCACCTCGCGGACCTCGGCGGCGACGACGCAGCCCGCGGCCGAGACGGTCGAGGAGACGCCCGCCACCCCGGCCCGGACGACCAAGGCGGCCGGCAAGACCGCCGCCTCGACCGACGCCGCTCCGACGAGGACGACCCGCTCGCGGAGCACGGCCTCGAAGTCGGCCACCTCGAAGACCGCGGCGGCGACGACCTCGGCGGCCGACGAGACCGAGGCGAGCGAGAAGGCGCCGGCCACCCGCACGCGCAAGCAGACGGCGAAGGCCCCGGCCAAGACCCGGACGAAGGCGTCGGCCGCCAAGGCCACGGACGCGGATGACGCCGAGGAGCCGGAGATCGACGAGGAGGCCGTCGAGATCGAGGACGTCGAGGTCGAGAACGGCGAGACCGAGACCGACTCCACCGACGACTCGGACTCCCGCGAGGACGGCGAGGCCAAGCCCGCCGCGGCCGAGGAGGACGAGGAGGCCGCCGGCTTCGTCATCGGCTCGGACGACGACGACGCCCCCGCGCAGCAGGTCGTCACGGCCGGTGCGACGGCCGACCCGGTCAAGGACTACCTCAAGCAGATCGGCAAGGTCGCGCTGCTGAACGCCGAGCAGGAGGTCGAGCTCGCCAAGCGGATCGAGGCCGGCCTGTTCGCGGAGGAGAAGCTCGCCGAGGGTGGGCCGATGGAGTTCTCGCTGCGCCGGGAGCTGGAGTGGATCGCGGCCGACGGTCGGCGGGCGAAGAACCACCTGCTCGAGGCGAACCTGCGCCTCGTGGTCTCGCTGGCCAAGCGGTACACGGGCCGCGGGATGCTCTTCCTCGACCTGATCCAGGAGGGCAACCTCGGTCTCATCCGCGCGGTCGAGAAGTTCGACTACACCAAGGGCTACAAGTTCTCGACGTACGCCACCTGGTGGATCCGCCAGGCGATCACGCGCGCCATGGCCGACCAGGCCCGCACCATCCGCATCCCGGTGCACATGGTCGAGGTCATCAACAAGCTCGCCCGCGTCCAGCGGCAGATGCTCCAGGACCTGGGCCGCGAGCCCACGCCGGAGGAGCTGGCCAAGGAGCTGGACATGACGCCCGAGAAGGTCGTCGAGGTCCAGAAGTACGGCCGCGAGCCCATCTCGCTCCACACCCCCCTCGGCGAGGACGGGGACAGCGAGTTCGGTGACCTCATCGAGGACTCCGAGGCCATCGTCCCGGCCGACGCCGTCAGCTTCACGCTCCTGCAGGAGCAGCTCCACGCGGTGCTCGACACCCTGAGCGAGCGGGAGTCCGGCGTCGTCTCGATGCGGTTCGGCCTCACCGACGGACAGCCGAAGACGCTCGACGAGATCGGGAAGGTCTACGGCGTCACGCGCGAGCGGATCCGACAGATCGAGTCCAAGACGATGTCGAAGCTGCGTCACCCCTCCCGCAGCCAGGTCCTGCGCGACTACCTCGACTGA
- the gcvH gene encoding glycine cleavage system protein GcvH, producing MSSHEVPVDLAYTREHEWVRLTDGVATVGITAYAADALGDVVYAQLPELGREVAPGDVTGEVESHKSVSEIFSPLAGEVVAVNDELATAPELVSSDPYGEGWLFRLEVPEEATDLLDAAEYEAYLDTLEA from the coding sequence GTGTCGTCGCACGAGGTACCCGTCGACCTTGCCTACACCCGCGAGCACGAGTGGGTCCGACTCACCGACGGCGTCGCGACCGTCGGCATCACCGCCTACGCGGCCGATGCGCTCGGCGACGTCGTCTACGCGCAGCTGCCCGAGCTGGGCCGCGAGGTCGCGCCGGGCGACGTGACGGGCGAGGTCGAGTCGCACAAGTCCGTGTCGGAGATCTTCTCGCCGCTGGCGGGCGAGGTCGTCGCCGTCAACGACGAGCTGGCGACGGCGCCCGAGCTGGTCAGCTCCGACCCCTACGGCGAGGGCTGGCTGTTCCGGCTCGAGGTGCCGGAGGAAGCGACCGACCTCCTCGACGCGGCCGAGTACGAGGCGTACCTGGACACGCTCGAGGCCTGA
- a CDS encoding universal stress protein has protein sequence MASTAIVVGYLATPEGEAALEAAAVEAGRRGARVVVVASRRPSEDSASHDAAVERVRDRLDESGLGYEVRQLDQGRDVAEDLIETAEESQAELIVIGLRRRSPVGKLILGSNAQRVLLDAPVPVLAVKSV, from the coding sequence ATGGCGAGCACGGCGATCGTGGTGGGATACCTGGCGACGCCCGAGGGCGAGGCGGCTCTCGAGGCCGCGGCCGTCGAGGCGGGCAGGCGTGGGGCGCGCGTCGTCGTGGTGGCCTCTCGCAGACCCAGCGAGGACTCCGCGTCGCACGACGCCGCCGTTGAGCGCGTGCGCGACCGGCTCGACGAGTCGGGCCTCGGTTACGAGGTGCGCCAGCTCGACCAGGGTCGCGACGTCGCCGAGGACCTCATCGAGACGGCCGAGGAGTCCCAGGCGGAGCTCATCGTCATCGGGCTCCGCCGTCGCTCGCCGGTGGGCAAGCTCATCCTCGGCTCGAACGCCCAGCGCGTCCTGCTGGACGCACCCGTCCCCGTGCTCGCGGTCAAGTCCGTCTGA
- a CDS encoding DUF4192 family protein, which translates to MSRAATTRDSAARGSRAPDDAGLAGAPPGDAVADGVPVLDAEPVLRATGVEEVLSYVPHALGFHPESSVVLISLRPPRGRLGLTMRCDLEPLASPRAGDLLAALASHVRADGGTQVFCVVYAPGTVARARCDPRVRAAVGAVTTTPDLPAVREVWLVTSTGYGAFDCNDEECCPARGRDLRELTDTRVAAELTLRGSSPRPSREALAPARSTSGPGRRSFGSAFGRARLRVGDGMDGGRPIAALVAEAVETLGSATSRPSVLGRLAALLAAPRLRDAVLLAIARAAPGEWTDPTAGVECAPGTGGAERAPRRLAEGAGSCVEPTVAGAPPGSARAGEDGVEHAAGRSGPGGDAVERIEGAEGAEGRTELTAAGVPPGGDIAERGRGAAGSAQDGVGTAGCPGPAVPCSDPLPDAPGGWAAFSRLLEPGVTAPDPGLLRHAVGVVEAAASFAKPSVRADLCAILAWLHWWRGDGAAAALAAREAVRLDPGQRLAGLVAELLRHGVAPGWALPAATA; encoded by the coding sequence ATGAGCCGAGCCGCCACGACCCGGGACAGCGCAGCGCGGGGGAGCCGCGCGCCGGACGATGCGGGCCTCGCCGGCGCGCCGCCGGGAGACGCGGTCGCGGACGGGGTCCCCGTCCTGGACGCCGAGCCCGTCCTGCGGGCCACCGGTGTCGAGGAGGTGCTGTCGTACGTCCCGCACGCGCTCGGCTTCCACCCTGAGAGCTCGGTCGTCCTCATCTCCCTGAGACCGCCGCGGGGTCGGCTCGGGCTCACGATGCGGTGCGACCTCGAGCCCCTCGCGTCGCCACGGGCGGGCGACCTCCTCGCGGCGCTCGCCTCGCACGTCCGCGCCGACGGCGGCACGCAGGTGTTCTGCGTCGTGTACGCGCCGGGGACCGTGGCGCGGGCGCGGTGTGATCCCCGTGTCCGCGCCGCCGTCGGAGCGGTGACGACGACGCCCGACCTGCCCGCGGTCCGCGAGGTGTGGCTGGTGACGAGCACCGGGTACGGCGCGTTCGACTGCAACGACGAGGAGTGCTGCCCGGCGCGCGGACGTGACTTGCGCGAGCTGACGGACACCCGCGTCGCCGCCGAGCTCACCCTGCGCGGCTCGTCGCCGCGGCCGAGCCGGGAGGCGCTCGCTCCGGCGCGCAGCACCAGCGGACCGGGGCGACGCTCGTTCGGGTCCGCGTTCGGCCGGGCGAGGCTGCGGGTCGGGGACGGAATGGACGGCGGCCGGCCGATCGCCGCGCTCGTGGCGGAGGCGGTCGAGACGCTGGGGTCCGCGACGTCCCGGCCGAGCGTTCTCGGCCGGCTGGCGGCTCTCCTCGCCGCGCCCCGGCTGCGCGATGCGGTGCTGCTCGCGATCGCGCGGGCGGCGCCGGGCGAGTGGACCGACCCGACCGCCGGCGTGGAGTGCGCCCCTGGCACGGGCGGCGCGGAGCGCGCCCCTCGGAGGCTCGCTGAGGGAGCCGGGTCCTGCGTGGAGCCCACCGTGGCCGGCGCGCCACCCGGCAGCGCCCGGGCCGGTGAGGACGGCGTGGAGCATGCCGCGGGTCGCTCCGGACCCGGCGGCGACGCCGTGGAGCGCATCGAGGGTGCCGAGGGTGCCGAGGGCAGGACGGAGCTCACCGCGGCCGGCGTGCCACCCGGCGGGGACATCGCGGAGCGCGGTCGGGGTGCCGCGGGCAGCGCCCAAGACGGCGTTGGCACCGCCGGGTGCCCCGGTCCCGCCGTTCCGTGCTCGGACCCGTTGCCGGACGCGCCGGGCGGCTGGGCGGCGTTCTCCCGGCTGCTCGAGCCGGGCGTCACGGCCCCGGACCCGGGGCTGCTGCGGCACGCCGTCGGGGTCGTCGAGGCGGCTGCCTCGTTCGCGAAGCCGTCCGTCCGAGCCGACCTGTGCGCGATCCTCGCCTGGCTCCACTGGTGGCGCGGCGACGGCGCCGCGGCGGCGCTGGCGGCGCGCGAGGCGGTCCGGCTGGACCCTGGGCAGCGTCTCGCCGGGCTGGTCGCGGAGCTGCTGCGACACGGCGTCGCACCCGGCTGGGCGCTGCCCGCGGCGACGGCGTGA
- a CDS encoding polyprenyl synthetase family protein — protein sequence MPQHSPVSALDRDLDDAIDRAVDGISAHVGRAGREAAPLLEGARRAVRGGKRLRARLCLAATAACGGEPNVDVAAALELFQAAALVHDDLMDAADTRRGEPSAHRWFADRGPGTATDPALRERLGEGGAILLGDLLLAWSATTLTSATAALPLERRLRLVDLFGAMSSEVAFGQYLDLLATLAPWGDEEALDRAWRVIESKTARYSVELPLVIGARIAGADDVVVDWLARLGHEVGVAFQLRDDVLGVLGEPEVTGKPSGDDIREGKRTVLLELAYGDATPDQRVTLERCVGRGDVTADEVEAVRSILRDSGALARVELLITEHADRAEELLADAPTGVGDTAELRELVAAALDRAS from the coding sequence ATGCCGCAGCACTCCCCCGTCAGCGCGCTCGACCGCGACCTCGACGACGCGATCGACCGGGCCGTCGACGGGATCTCGGCCCACGTCGGACGCGCGGGACGAGAGGCGGCACCGCTGCTGGAGGGCGCCCGACGGGCCGTCCGCGGCGGCAAGCGGCTGCGCGCGCGGCTGTGCCTCGCGGCCACCGCCGCGTGCGGGGGCGAGCCGAACGTTGACGTCGCCGCGGCCCTCGAGCTGTTCCAGGCGGCGGCGCTCGTCCACGACGACCTCATGGACGCCGCCGACACGCGCCGCGGCGAGCCGTCAGCTCACCGCTGGTTCGCCGATCGGGGACCGGGCACCGCGACCGACCCCGCCCTGCGGGAACGGCTCGGCGAGGGCGGCGCCATCCTCCTCGGCGACCTCCTGCTCGCCTGGAGCGCGACGACTCTCACGAGCGCGACGGCCGCGCTGCCGCTCGAGCGTCGGCTCCGGCTCGTCGACCTGTTCGGGGCCATGTCATCGGAGGTCGCCTTCGGCCAGTACCTCGACCTGCTCGCCACGCTCGCGCCGTGGGGCGACGAGGAGGCCCTGGACCGCGCCTGGCGCGTCATCGAGTCGAAGACCGCCCGCTACAGCGTCGAGCTCCCGCTCGTCATCGGGGCGCGGATCGCGGGCGCCGATGACGTCGTCGTCGACTGGCTGGCCCGCCTCGGGCACGAGGTCGGCGTCGCCTTCCAGCTCCGGGACGACGTCCTCGGGGTGCTGGGCGAGCCCGAGGTCACCGGCAAGCCCTCGGGCGACGACATCCGGGAGGGCAAGCGCACGGTCCTGCTGGAGCTGGCCTACGGCGACGCGACCCCGGACCAGCGCGTGACGCTCGAACGGTGCGTCGGCCGCGGCGACGTCACGGCCGACGAGGTCGAGGCCGTCCGGTCGATCCTGCGCGACTCCGGCGCCCTCGCCCGCGTCGAGCTGCTCATCACCGAGCACGCGGACCGGGCCGAGGAGCTGCTCGCGGACGCGCCGACCGGCGTCGGCGACACCGCCGAGCTGCGCGAGCTCGTCGCGGCCGCCCTCGACCGCGCCTCCTGA
- a CDS encoding Rv2175c family DNA-binding protein — MEQDREWETLVSEWVYVPDVASRIGIPDKQVRALIHDRKLLAFRTGPNAAMAVPEAFLVADGDGEEILTSLRGTLTMLGDAGYDELESLRWLFTENDQLGATPIQALRDGRVTTVRRAAQAIDY, encoded by the coding sequence GTGGAACAGGATCGTGAGTGGGAGACGCTCGTCTCGGAGTGGGTGTACGTGCCGGACGTGGCGAGCAGGATCGGGATACCGGACAAGCAGGTCCGAGCGCTCATCCACGATCGCAAGCTCCTGGCCTTCCGGACCGGGCCCAACGCGGCCATGGCGGTGCCCGAGGCCTTCCTCGTGGCCGACGGCGACGGCGAGGAGATCCTGACGTCGCTGCGCGGGACGCTGACGATGCTCGGCGACGCCGGGTACGACGAGCTGGAGTCGCTGCGCTGGCTGTTCACCGAGAACGACCAGCTCGGGGCGACACCGATCCAGGCGCTGCGCGACGGGCGCGTGACGACCGTGCGCCGCGCCGCGCAGGCGATCGACTACTGA